In one window of Mercurialis annua linkage group LG4, ddMerAnnu1.2, whole genome shotgun sequence DNA:
- the LOC126679057 gene encoding remorin 4.2 yields the protein MLTVQRLTNEETDHDHDSEHIRDIHALTPPQPPPRRRWEANHNRSSSISMNSEGGSSENFTTMSREFNALVIAGSTIETGNNNNITSDHHHHHVNDDVINGNTLLARIREDDHDRDRDRDDVPEETNPLAIVADYNQLDPSSSSSSRRVVGLGGGGGGGGGEVSVQRVKKEEVESKICAWQNAKIAKINNRFKREDAILNGWESEQVQKATSYMKKVERKLEEKRARAVEKMQNEVAKAHRKTEERRASAEAKRGTKVARVLEIANLMRALGRPPAKRSFF from the exons atgtTAACTGTTCAACGACTTACCAATGAAGAAACCGATCATGACCATGACAGTGAACATATCCGTGACATCCATGCTCTAACGCCACCGCAGCCACCGCCGAGGCGGCGATGGGAAGCAAATCATAACCGGTCATCTTCTATATCCATGAATAGTGAGGGAGGTTCAAGTGAAAACTTCACCACCATGAGCAGAGAGTTCAACGCTTTGGTTATTGCCGGTTCTACTATAGAAACCGgtaataacaataatatcaCCTCCGATCATCATCACCATCATGTTAACGATGACGTAATTAATGGAAACACCTTATTGGCTAGGATCAGAGAAGATGATCATGATCGTGATCGTGATCGTGATGATGTGCCTGAAGAGACCAATCCTCTAGCTATTGTAGCTGATTATAACCAACTAGACCCGAGTTCGAGTTCGAGTTCGAGAAGGGTTGTTGGGTTGGGGGGCGGCGGCGGAGGCGGTGGCGGTGAGGTGTCAGTGCAGAGAGTGAAGAAAGAAGAGGTAGAGAGTAAGATATGTGCATGGCAAAATGCAAAGATAGCGAAGATTAATAATAGGTTTAAGAGAGAAGATGCTATTCTCAATGGCTGGGAAAGTGAACAAGTTCAAAAAGCTACTTCTTATATGAAGAAAGTTGAG AGGAAGTTGGAGGAAAAAAGAGCAAGAGCAGTTGAGAAGATGCAAAATGAAGTGGCAAAAGCACATAGAAAAACAGAGGAAAGAAGAGCATCAGCTGAAGCTAAAAGAGGAACTAAAGTGGCTAGAGTTCTTGAAATTGCTAATCTTATGAGAGCTCTTGGCAGACCTCCTGCCAAACGTTCTTTCTTTTAA
- the LOC126679344 gene encoding uncharacterized protein LOC126679344, translating to MAGKYITGALAGSFVIAYVCDQIISDKKIFGGTTPHTVANKEWWEETEKKFQAWPRTAGPPVVMNPISRQNFIVKARES from the exons ATGGCAGGTAAATATATAACCGGTGCTTTAGCTGGGTCCTTTGTCATCGCATATGTATGTGACCAAATCATTTCAGACAAGAAGATATTTGGAG GCACTACCCCTCATACGGTTGCAAACAAGGAATGGTGGGAGGAAACTGAGAAGAAATTCCAAGCATGGCCTCGTACTGCAGGACCACCTGTGGTGATGAATCCAATCAGTCGTCAGAACTTTATTGTGAAGGCGCGTGAATCTTAA
- the LOC126677169 gene encoding protein SEMI-ROLLED LEAF 2 encodes MSVVSGVISRQLLPACGSLCIFCPAMRARSRQPIKRYKKLIANIFPRNLDDGPNDRMIAKLCEYAAKNPLRIPKITNTLEQRCYKELRNENFRAAKIVMCIYGKLLISCKEQMPLFASSLLSIMHTLLDQSRQDELQIAGCETLFDFVNNQKDGCYMFNLEGFIPKLCQLAQEVGNDERAKNLRAAGLRSLSSMIWLMGEHSHISVEFDNIVSTVLENYGGCKKNSGNLDTDKQGPQNRWVEEVLKNEGHVIHVSPPEFITRVPSWRTIVNEKGEVNVTAENARNPCFWSRLCLHNMAQLGKEATNIRRVLESFFRYFDNSNLWSLQYGLAFTVLKDMQRLMDESGQNTHVLLSTLIKHLDHKNVLKQPNMQLDIVEVTTCLAQHAEAASSVAIIAAVSDVMRHWRKCIHNSVNDAKLGADVKNWNKNFREALDKCLVELSYKVGDAGPILDVMAVMLENISNTSGIGGTTISSVYRTAQIAASVPNLSYQNKAFPEALFHQLLPAMMHPDHEIRLGAHRIFSVVLVPSSVSPCPSSAYIGPKRGLDLRTLSRTVSVFSSSAALFEKLRKEKPSIMENSSQDKNENVVLEGEQIRNGMHDNLKLSNSQGYNAKNSLASLAADGNSRSLSDKGIEIGSLRLSSHQISLLLSSIWAESISSANTPENYEAIAHTYSLVLLFSRAKNSSHESLVRSFQLAFSLRNIALYQIKTLPPSRRRSLFTLATSMILFSSKAYDIVSLAHCAEVVLKEKLVDPFLQLVEDRKLKAVDTRPDHPTTIYGSKEDDVSALKFLSKIDVTGKQSQEFFVAEIVKSFELPDSELSSVQEQLLCEFVPDEVCPLGGHFMDAIHQADQGAPIVTTEEDAFLDSFEGQAKINKELVVQRHELLSVSQLMESVLDAAHQVDRMSITAPDASYKEMALHCEKLLKGKQSKMSNVISSQTKQDILFSISQQNHSEEEKKAGHPFIDQNFMASQQKLSVGSFPMQCATEYQHHPTFFRLPASSPYDHFLKAAGC; translated from the exons ATGAGTGTAGTTTCCGGCGTAATTTCGAGGCAATTATTGCCTGCATGTGGCAGCCTTTGTATTTTTTGCCCTGCTATGCGGGCGAGGTCTAGGCAGCCAATTAAACGATACAAGAAGCTCATTGCGAACATTTTTCCTCGGAATTTG GATGACGGGCCAAATGATCGGATGATTGCCAAACTATGTGAATATGCTGCTAAAAATCCTTTGCGCATCCCGAAG ATCACAAATACTCTTGAACAAAGGTGTTACAAGGAGCTGAGAAATGAAAATTTTAGAGCTGCAAAAATTGTGATGTGCATTTATGGGAAATTGCTGATCTCTTGTAAGGAGCAAAT GCCGCTTTTTGCAAGTAGCTTATTGAGTATTATGCATACTCTGCTGGATCAATCACGACAGGATGAACTACAAATTGCAGGATGTGAGACTCTGTTTGATTTTGTCAATAATCAG AAGGACGGATGTTACATGTTTAATCTAGAAGGTTTTATTCCTAAACTCTGTCAGTTAGCTCAAGAAGTGGGAAATGATGAAAGGGCAAAAAATCTGCGTGCAGCAGGACTGCGGTCTCTTTCTTCAATG ATATGGTTAATGGGTGAACATTCTCATATATCAGTGGAGTTTGACAAT ATTGTCTCTACTGTCTTGGAAAACTATGGAGGCTGTAAGAAAAATTCAGGAAACCTTGATACTGACAAGCAAGGTCCTCAGAATAGGTGGGTAGAAGAAGTGCTCAAAAATGAGGGTCATGTGATTCATGTCAGTCCACCAGAGTTCATTACAAGAGTTCCTTCTTGGAGGACAATTGTAAATGAAAAAGGAGAAGTAAATGTGACAGC CGAGAATGCTCGGAATCCCTGCTTTTGGTCCAGGCTTTGCTTGCATAATATGGCCCAGCTAGGGAAAGAGGCTACAAACATTCGCCGTGTCCTGGAATCATTCTTCCGTTACTTTGATAATTCAAATTTATGGTCGCTTCAATATGGTCTGGCCTTCACCGTGTTAAAGGATATGCAGCGTTTAATGGATGAATCTG GGCAAAATACACATGTTCTGCTGTCTACTTTGATTAAGCATCTTGATCACAAAAATGTCCTCAAACAACCCAACATGCAGCTTGACATTGTTGAGGTTACCACCTGTCTTGCTCAACATGCAGAGGCTGCTTCTTCGGTGGCAATAATTGCTGCTGTGAGCGATGTCATGAGACATTGGCGGAAATGCATACATAACTCAGTTAATGATGCAAAATTAGGAGCTGACGTAAAAAATTGGAACAAAAACTTTAGAGAAGCATTAGACAAATGCCTTGTGGAATTATCATACAAG GTTGGGGATGCAGGCCCAATTCTTGATGTTATGGCAGTGATGTTGGAGAACATCTCTAATACTTCAGGTATAGGCGGCACAACAATTTCTTCTGTCTATCGTACTGCTCAAATTGCAGCTTCcgtaccaaatttgtcatatcaAAACAAG GCATTCCCCGAGGCCTTATTTCATCAGTTACTCCCAGCTATGATGCATCCTGACCATGAAATTCGACTTGGAGCTCATCGCATCTTTTCTGTTGTTCTAGTGCCATCATCTGTTTCCCCATGTCCATCCTCGGCTTATATTGGGCCAAAAAGAGGTTTAGATCTTCGAACGCTGTCTAGAACTGTCTCTGTCTTTTCTTCATCTGCTGCTTTATTTGAGAAGCTAAGGAAGGAGAAACCTTCCATTATGGAAAATTCTTCTCAAGACAAGAATGAAAATGTTGTTCTCGAGGGTGAGCAAATAAGGAACGGGATGCATGACAATCTAAAGCTCTCAAATAGTCAAGGCTACAACGCGAAGAATTCTCTTGCATCTCTAGCAGCAGATGGAAATTCTCGGAGCCTTTCAGATAAGGGAATA GAGATTGGTTCTTTAAGGCTGAGCAGCCATCAGATTAGTCTTTTGCTGTCATCAATCTGGGCAGAGTCTATTTCTTCTGCCAATACACCTGAAAACTATGAAGCAATTGCTCATACATATAGCCTGGTTTTGCTGTTCTCTCGAGCCAAG AATTCCAGCCATGAGTCCTTAGTTCGAAGTTTTCAGCTTGCATTTTCTTTGAGAAACATCGCTCTTTATCAAATAA AGACACTCCCACCGTCACGTCGTAGATCTCTATTTACCTTGGCAACTTCAATGATTCTGTTTTCATCAAAAGCCTATGATATTGTTTCACTTGCTCATTGTGCGGAGGTGGTACTTAAAGAAAAATTG GTTGATCCTTTTCTGCAATTGGTAGAGGACAGGAAGTTAAAGGCCGTTGATACAAGACCTGACCACCCTACAACTATTTATGGATCCAAGGAGGATGATGTCTCGGCACTGaaatttctttcaaaaataGATGTTACAGGGAAACAAAGCCAGGAATTTTTTGTTGCCGAGATTGTGAAGAGCTTTGAGTTGCCAGAT TCTGAATTATCTTCTGTGCAAGAGCAGCTTCTCTGCGAATTTGTACCTGATGAAGTTTGTCCATTAGGAGGCCATTTTATGGATGCTATTCATCAAGCAGATCAG GGTGCTCCAATTGTAACAACCGAGGAAGATGCTTTTCTAGATTCCTTTGAAGGTCAAGCCAAAATTAACAAAGAGTTGGTTGTTCAAAGGCACGAACTACTGAGCGTCAGTCAGCTTATGGAATCA GTCTTGGACGCTGCGCATCAAGTTGACAGAATGTCAATAACTGCACCTGATGCGTCTTACAAGGAAATGGCCCTTCACTGTGAGAAGCTTCTAAAGGGAAAGCAAAGTAAGATGTCTAATGTGATAAGCTCACAAACGAAGCAGGATATCTTGTTTAGTATCTCTCAACAGAATCATAGCGAAGAGGAGAAGAAG GCTGGACATCCTTTCATTGACCAGAACTTCATGGCAAGCCAGCAAAAACTATCGGTTGGGAGTTTCCCAATGCAATGTGCAACAGAATATCAACACCATCCCACCTTCTTCAGGCTACCAGCGTCGAGTCCGTATGATCACTTTCTAAAAGCTGCTGGTTGCTGA
- the LOC126678523 gene encoding uncharacterized protein LOC126678523 has translation MKELAACLTGIQGIRILTLIDLSKIPHDVPQILIDEKEFSIIGLDHKILAFLKTTNLERDAGQFGNHACLYYVKLHHQLFIVLQIFLCKLHNLALIIISAGSNLIIVVVAPLVARFLTALSTSTRKSNNRQPIAGPAIDNPSLPSLNPSPPPSNPSIDNPSPPPSNPSIDNPSPPPSNPSIDNPSLPLSNPSIDNPSSPPSPANP, from the exons ATGAAAGAGTTGGCTGCTTGCCTCACTGGTATTCAAGGAATACGTATTTTGACCCTTATAGATTTGTCCAAGATTCCTCATGATGTCCCGCAAATTCTTATTGATGAAAAGGAGTTCAG TATCATTGGCCTTGATCATAAAATATTGGCATTTTTGAAAACTACAAATTTAGAG AGAGATGCTGGACAATTTGGTAATCATGCCTGTctttattatgtaaaattaCATCATCAGCTTTTCATTGTTTTGCAAATATTTCTCTGCAAATTGCATAAT CTAGCTTTAATCATAATCTCAGCCGGATCCAACCTCATTATTGTGGTTGTCGCTCCTCTTGTTGCCAGATTTCTCACCGCTCTCAGCACCTCCACCAGAAAATCCAACAATCGGCAACCCATTGCCGGCCCAGCAATCGACAACCCATCGCTGCCGTCGTTGAACCCATCGCCACCACCGTCGAACCCATCAATCGACAACCCATCGCCGCCGCCGTCGAACCCATCAATCGACAACCCATCGCCGCCGCCGTCGAACCCATCAATCGACAACCCATCGTTGCCGCTGTCGAACCCATCAATCGACAACCCATCGTCGCCGCCATCGCCAGCAAACCCATAG